From one Coffea eugenioides isolate CCC68of chromosome 11, Ceug_1.0, whole genome shotgun sequence genomic stretch:
- the LOC113752847 gene encoding precursor of CEP9-like produces MAWNKHIYICGFLLTVIAGHAFLCTGGRQLKEINKQKSDHFKDEKGQGNRGKEPIGSKHIPLGHKGDLHVTWTLASHEISEAKESFPPTSRVSPNPNPGFGSSLTAYVNGFQPTTPGNSPGVGHSYVGGKAENKQNAPNSTSSVAHALESNPDDFRPTGPGRSPGVGHFYRSANSEPNV; encoded by the coding sequence ATGGCCTGGAACAAACACATTTATATTTGCGGTTTCCTTCTTACGGTTATTGCCGGCCATGCTTTTCTCTGTACAGGGGGAAGGCAACTAAAAGAGATCAACAAACAGAAATCTGATCATTTTAAAGATGAGAAAGGACAGGGAAATCGGGGCAAAGAACCAATAGGCTCAAAGCATATCCCACTGGGGCACAAAGGTGATCTTCACGTAACGTGGACCCTTGCTAGTCATGAAATTTCAGAAGCGAAAGAATCTTTCCCACCAACGTCGAGAGTCAGTCCAAATCCAAATCCTGGATTTGGCAGCTCACTAACAGCATACGTGAATGGTTTTCAACCTACAACACCAGGAAACAGTCCAGGAGTTGGTCATTCATATGTAGGAGGAAAGGCGGAGAATAAGCAAAATGCACCAAATAGTACGTCCAGTGTAGCTCATGCTCTCGAGTCAAACCCCGATGATTTCCGACCCACAGGACCAGGTCGCAGCCCTGGTGTTGGCCATTTCTACCGAAGCGCAAACTCAGAGCCAAATGTGTAG
- the LOC113752846 gene encoding precursor of CEP8 yields the protein MKNIKFLVFCAFVIVMMILSSEMVRVDGRHLTTKHHCKKHCSKDKGNKNFDTNAKGVSVSANGAYSSSYAETNVSKVEHAEDFRPTAPGHSPGVGHSVHG from the coding sequence ATGAAGAATATTAAGTTTTTGGTTTTCTGTGCTTTTGTTATTGTCATGATGATCTTAAGCAGTGAAATGGTACGTGTGGATGGAAGACATTTGACGACTAAGCATCATTGCAAGAAACATTGTTCCAAGGACAAAGGAAACAAGAACTTCGACACAAATGCAAAAGGAGTTTCGGTCAGTGCAAATGGTGCTTATTCTTCTTCTTACGCGGAGACCAATGTGAGTAAGGTGGAGCATGCAGAAGATTTTCGACCGACCGCCCCAGGGCACAGCCCAGGTGTAGGTCATTCTGTTCATGGTTAG